One Bacteroidota bacterium genomic window carries:
- a CDS encoding DUF2807 domain-containing protein, with protein MKTIKKIGLAILMTGLIAVIPNSTFAEKYIRGNGNVEKETRNISSFSAIDVSSAFEIYLTQGNSESLVIEADENIMEYIITEVRGGTLKIYVKSNIRNVKTMKAYISFKMIDKIELSGACNIRGEGTYKFNDLEIGVSGASEINMNFTADKVYLDLSGASDIEFTGSADKLTVDVSGATKLYAQDFEVKECSIDASGASTIKVFATEELSVDASGASTVRYKGKPSVSLDSSGASSIRRY; from the coding sequence ATGAAAACAATTAAAAAAATTGGATTAGCCATTCTAATGACCGGATTGATAGCTGTAATACCGAACTCAACATTTGCTGAAAAGTATATTAGAGGAAACGGTAACGTTGAAAAAGAGACCCGCAATATATCTTCTTTTAGCGCAATTGATGTAAGCAGTGCTTTCGAAATATATCTGACACAGGGTAACAGCGAATCGTTGGTAATTGAGGCCGATGAGAATATCATGGAATACATTATTACTGAGGTTAGAGGTGGAACTTTGAAAATTTATGTCAAAAGTAATATTCGAAATGTAAAAACAATGAAGGCATACATAAGTTTTAAAATGATAGATAAGATTGAGTTAAGCGGCGCCTGTAATATAAGAGGAGAGGGTACTTACAAATTTAATGATCTTGAAATTGGAGTTAGTGGTGCATCTGAAATAAATATGAACTTCACTGCTGATAAGGTATATTTAGATTTAAGCGGAGCTTCTGATATTGAATTTACAGGAAGTGCAGATAAATTAACAGTAGATGTATCCGGTGCAACAAAGCTATATGCTCAGGATTTTGAAGTAAAAGAATGTTCAATTGATGCTTCAGGTGCAAGTACCATAAAAGTATTTGCTACCGAAGAGTTAAGCGTGGATGCTTCCGGTGCATCCACAGTGAGGTACAAAGGAAAACCTTCGGTAAGCCTTGATTCATCAGGTGCTTCAAGTATTAGAAGGTACTAA
- a CDS encoding sigma-70 family RNA polymerase sigma factor yields MSLDKNRTELSKKVNNIHNELITACFAGDQKAQFKIYNLYYKAMYNTSYRILNDQMEAEDVMQEAFLDAFQKIYQYDGSAAFGAWLKRIVINKSLDRLKKMKHDISIDDLENELIERDEEDYFEVLSMKIEAIRKGIEQLNDSYRIILSLYLLEGYDHQEISEILGINYNAVRTKYSRARKKLLANIKQYQLSDSINLN; encoded by the coding sequence ATGTCTTTAGATAAAAATAGAACCGAATTGAGCAAAAAAGTCAATAATATTCATAATGAGCTTATCACTGCTTGTTTTGCCGGCGACCAGAAGGCTCAATTCAAAATCTATAATTTGTATTATAAAGCGATGTATAACACTTCATATAGAATATTAAACGATCAAATGGAAGCAGAAGATGTGATGCAAGAGGCTTTTTTAGATGCCTTCCAAAAGATTTACCAATATGATGGAAGTGCAGCATTTGGCGCATGGTTAAAGCGCATTGTAATCAATAAATCGCTTGATCGATTAAAAAAAATGAAACATGATATTTCGATTGATGATTTAGAAAATGAACTAATTGAAAGGGATGAAGAAGATTATTTTGAAGTGCTTTCAATGAAAATTGAAGCCATCAGAAAAGGAATAGAGCAATTGAACGATTCGTACCGCATCATCCTTTCTTTGTACCTGCTCGAAGGCTATGATCATCAGGAAATATCGGAAATACTTGGGATTAATTACAATGCAGTCAGAACCAAGTATTCCAGGGCCAGAAAGAAATTACTGGCAAATATCAAGCAATACCAGTTATCCGACAGCATCAACTTAAATTAA
- a CDS encoding DMT family transporter, which yields MEKGKYTVHLLAVISMLLWGLSYIWTKIVFKYYEPLTTIFLRLVISSIILLFFIHLFRRPRKIKKEHYRHFAISALFNPFLYFLGESFGLSLVSSTMSAVIISTIPLFTPVVAYFSLKERLSIINLIGILISFAGIMVMLFDNELHISESPLGLLFLFGAVIAALIYGILLKKLTASYSSLTIITYQNAIGAFYFLPLFLFFEFDQFIQIRPNTELITTLLLLAIFASSAAYILYTSVVRKIGISKGNIYTNLIPGFTALFSYFILAEEFPFSKIIGMIIVILGVILSQTNRLTYKKNIE from the coding sequence TTGGAAAAAGGAAAATACACCGTACATCTGCTTGCCGTAATCTCAATGCTCCTGTGGGGTCTGTCCTATATTTGGACCAAAATTGTATTCAAATATTATGAACCACTAACTACCATATTCCTTCGATTAGTTATTTCTTCCATCATACTTTTATTTTTCATTCATCTGTTTCGAAGGCCTCGTAAAATAAAAAAAGAGCATTATAGGCACTTTGCAATCTCTGCTTTATTCAACCCTTTTTTATATTTTTTAGGAGAGAGTTTTGGTTTGAGTTTGGTTTCGTCAACCATGAGTGCAGTAATCATTTCAACTATACCTCTCTTTACTCCTGTTGTAGCATATTTTAGTTTAAAAGAGCGGCTTTCCATAATTAACCTTATTGGGATTTTGATTTCTTTTGCAGGCATTATGGTGATGCTTTTCGATAATGAACTGCATATTAGTGAAAGTCCTTTAGGCCTCCTCTTTCTATTTGGTGCGGTTATCGCTGCGCTTATCTACGGGATTCTGCTTAAAAAACTTACGGCATCTTATTCGTCGCTGACGATTATTACTTATCAAAATGCCATTGGTGCATTTTATTTTTTACCGCTATTTTTATTTTTCGAATTTGATCAATTTATTCAAATACGCCCTAATACTGAACTAATCACCACCTTATTATTACTCGCCATATTTGCGTCAAGTGCAGCGTATATTTTATATACTTCGGTTGTGCGTAAAATCGGGATAAGTAAGGGAAATATCTATACAAATTTAATACCCGGCTTTACAGCACTATTTTCATATTTTATTTTGGCCGAAGAATTCCCTTTTTCAAAAATAATCGGGATGATAATTGTAATTTTAGGGGTGATACTTTCACAAACTAACAGATTGACTTACAAAAAAAATATCGAATGA
- a CDS encoding saccharopine dehydrogenase NADP-binding domain-containing protein gives MNIIVLGAGLVGAPMAIDLAKDPQFKITVADISETNLFKLALVENIKTIQTDLSDKDRLKKLLSSFDMVLSAVPGFMGYETLKTVIEAGKNVIDIAFFPEDLFTLDELAIEKGVIAISDIGVAPGMSNVLIGHVDHLLDSTLKAITYVGGLPVIREWPYEYKAGFSPIDVIEEYTRPARYIENGKEVIKPALSDPELINFKGVGTLEAFNSDGLRSLANTIDAPYMIEKTLRYPGHIEKMAMLRDTGFFNKEEIEVNGVLISPLDLTTKLLFPKWELKDGEEDLTIMQVIIEGIKDSKKLRYTYDLLDYYDPETKTHSMARTTGYTATMAVRMIASGHYTKKGVSAPEFIGQHKECVNFLLEGLAERGVIYKETIVEL, from the coding sequence ATGAACATCATCGTACTAGGAGCTGGTTTAGTTGGAGCACCCATGGCCATTGATCTGGCAAAAGATCCACAATTTAAAATTACGGTTGCAGATATTTCGGAAACCAATTTATTCAAACTAGCATTGGTCGAAAATATTAAAACAATTCAAACCGATCTTTCTGATAAGGACCGGCTTAAAAAGCTATTATCTTCATTCGATATGGTGCTTAGTGCCGTACCCGGATTTATGGGTTATGAAACGTTAAAAACCGTTATTGAAGCAGGCAAGAATGTGATTGACATTGCATTTTTCCCGGAAGATCTCTTCACCCTTGATGAATTAGCTATCGAAAAAGGAGTAATCGCCATTTCGGATATTGGTGTAGCACCCGGAATGAGTAATGTTTTAATCGGGCATGTTGATCATTTATTGGACAGTACACTTAAAGCCATTACTTATGTTGGAGGATTGCCTGTAATTCGTGAATGGCCCTACGAGTACAAAGCCGGATTTTCACCTATCGATGTAATTGAAGAATATACGCGCCCTGCACGATATATTGAAAATGGAAAAGAAGTGATAAAACCGGCACTTTCCGATCCCGAATTAATAAACTTTAAAGGAGTAGGTACTTTGGAAGCATTTAATAGTGATGGTCTGCGAAGTCTGGCAAACACCATTGATGCACCATATATGATTGAAAAAACGCTGCGTTATCCCGGACACATCGAAAAAATGGCAATGCTTCGTGATACCGGTTTTTTCAATAAAGAAGAAATTGAAGTGAATGGGGTATTGATCAGTCCGCTTGATTTGACGACAAAACTTTTGTTTCCTAAATGGGAATTAAAAGACGGTGAAGAAGATTTAACTATTATGCAAGTAATTATTGAAGGAATAAAGGATAGCAAAAAATTAAGGTATACTTACGATTTACTTGATTATTACGATCCGGAAACCAAAACCCATTCCATGGCACGTACGACAGGTTATACAGCTACCATGGCTGTCAGGATGATCGCCAGTGGCCATTATACCAAAAAAGGGGTGTCCGCACCCGAATTTATCGGACAGCATAAAGAATGTGTAAATTTTCTGTTGGAAGGCTTGGCAGAGCGCGGAGTGATCTATAAAGAAACAATCGTTGAACTTTAA
- a CDS encoding DUF4249 domain-containing protein: MNKSVNTKLSIFIFLMVACISCVEKYWPDLKNGHESLLVVDGKITNEPGPYTITLSTTSSLQDFDSISDFNPVSDAIVTITDDEGNSETLLEVEAGVYKTSETGIQGIIGRKYKLSIIASEKHYESEFEELRSPVEIESAHFEIETRLTEDRLDEAGTEEKGYQFYVTTKTAAEDKNYYYWELEESYEYHAYYRATKIFNGKFTKVTYEEANSLFYCWNINTIKKVFTQSTEFLSSPKINNFPLSFASFKDYKLREKYCLFIKQFTISKNAYVFYKGIADQNSNTDDLYTSQPYRILGNLVNTQNPEEAVLGYFLVAGVYKSPHIFTPKVFIDSDYDYSIDHCFIPLIDDVEAYLAWVHPDNYPLYVAYGWVRIPPLYGQYVFIETFVSKDCIDCRTRGGTNQKPDFWDD; the protein is encoded by the coding sequence ATGAATAAATCAGTAAACACAAAATTATCTATTTTTATATTTTTAATGGTTGCCTGTATTTCCTGCGTCGAGAAATATTGGCCCGACTTAAAAAATGGACACGAAAGCTTATTGGTTGTCGATGGAAAAATTACTAACGAGCCAGGTCCATACACCATAACTTTATCAACTACGAGCTCTCTTCAAGATTTTGATTCGATATCTGATTTTAATCCGGTATCGGACGCTATAGTTACAATTACTGATGATGAAGGAAATTCAGAAACACTTTTAGAAGTAGAAGCCGGGGTTTATAAAACATCTGAAACAGGAATACAAGGGATTATTGGAAGAAAGTACAAACTTAGCATCATTGCAAGTGAAAAACACTATGAATCGGAATTTGAAGAATTACGATCGCCTGTTGAAATAGAATCTGCTCATTTTGAAATAGAAACCCGGTTAACAGAGGACAGATTAGACGAAGCTGGTACCGAAGAAAAAGGCTATCAATTTTATGTAACAACTAAAACAGCAGCGGAGGATAAAAACTATTATTATTGGGAATTGGAAGAAAGTTACGAATATCATGCCTATTATAGAGCCACAAAAATATTCAATGGGAAATTCACCAAGGTCACGTATGAAGAAGCAAACAGCTTATTTTATTGTTGGAATATCAATACAATAAAAAAAGTGTTCACACAGAGCACTGAGTTTCTGTCTAGCCCTAAAATTAATAATTTTCCACTGAGTTTTGCATCATTTAAAGATTATAAACTTAGGGAAAAATATTGTTTATTTATCAAGCAATTCACCATTTCAAAAAATGCATATGTTTTTTATAAAGGAATAGCAGATCAAAATTCAAATACAGACGATTTGTATACATCTCAGCCCTATCGAATTTTAGGAAACCTTGTCAACACACAAAATCCGGAGGAAGCAGTACTTGGATATTTTTTGGTTGCAGGTGTTTATAAAAGCCCGCATATATTCACTCCTAAGGTGTTTATTGATTCTGACTATGATTATTCTATAGATCATTGTTTTATCCCTTTAATAGACGATGTTGAAGCCTATCTTGCATGGGTTCATCCTGACAACTATCCACTATATGTAGCTTACGGATGGGTAAGGATTCCCCCTTTATATGGTCAATACGTATTTATAGAGACATTTGTGTCAAAAGATTGTATCGATTGCAGAACAAGAGGGGGAACAAACCAAAAACCGGATTTTTGGGATGATTAA
- a CDS encoding TonB-dependent receptor, translating into MKFVLLSGFILLLSIQSFGQSDIIISETYNNLAWADFVQKIEMKYDVHFFYYEIDIPKFNIAIRESSSLKKILNENLDAYNIAVSIDRKGNIFLTKGVVLNTSLPSNFFSQLIKPKQEENEISVDKIDADFLKTINQYAPKTIVVGTKKDGVNKKNVTLSGYTKNSKTGEIITGSTIMDEGSKIGVAADDTGFFQITLEKGKHILVINGININEKRVPVELLSNGTIELLLEEKIYLLDDVVIRVQRQNKVKGTQMGIESLSSKAVKNIPLVFGEKDVMKIALLLPGVQAIGEGSAGFNVRGSPTDQNLFYINNVPIYNTSHASGFFSSFNTDAIDEFSLYKSNIPIKYGGRLSSIFDIKTKQGREDKTTANGGISLITGRVLVEGPIKEDKSSFLIGMRSTYSDWAIDMMFDDQDIEDSKANFADFVGNLSFQLNKNNLLNVFAYYSYDKMKLVSTNTEYDYKNIGVSANWKHFLKEKHTFELSLAHSIYDFEKEVSEFVFSAFKQNYKLEHSEIKANFNFRPNHKHSIDAGVNSILYQIDRGSRLPLGPGSLVQDLYLGTEKGLESGIYLGDEWDVTPKLSLNAGVRYNIYASLGPQKVYQYSEGLPMLGSNIQDSLFFDNNQIAKSYGGLDFRAAAKYSITDDVSVKVSYNRLHQYIYMLSNTIAVSPDYTWKLVDYNTKPIIGDQFSVGFFSNLSANEYEVSIEAYYKKNKNIVEIKDGHDFSLNKYIEQSTLQGDLKVYGVELMLKKNIGSLTGWINYTYSHTSVLIDSEFAENRINYGEPYPSNYDKPHALNLVANYDFARRHRLSYNIVYSTGRPITYPTSFYFQNGIKILNYSKRNEYRIPDYLRLDLSFTTEGNLLKNKAAHGSWTFSIYNVLGTNNPYSIYFKQEENKIQGYKLSIFAAPIVSLTYNFKLGNFDS; encoded by the coding sequence ATGAAGTTTGTACTTCTCTCAGGATTTATTCTTCTTTTAAGCATACAATCATTCGGTCAGTCTGATATTATTATTTCAGAAACATATAATAACTTAGCTTGGGCTGATTTTGTACAAAAAATAGAAATGAAATATGATGTTCATTTTTTCTACTACGAAATAGACATTCCCAAATTTAACATCGCTATCAGAGAATCTTCATCTTTAAAAAAAATCCTGAATGAAAATTTAGATGCATATAATATTGCTGTTTCTATCGATCGGAAGGGGAATATTTTTTTAACAAAAGGTGTTGTACTTAATACAAGTCTACCATCCAATTTTTTCTCTCAATTGATCAAACCTAAGCAAGAAGAAAATGAGATTTCAGTTGACAAAATTGATGCAGATTTTTTAAAAACTATAAATCAATATGCTCCAAAAACAATTGTGGTTGGAACCAAAAAAGATGGCGTAAATAAAAAAAATGTCACACTAAGCGGCTATACTAAAAATTCTAAAACGGGTGAGATTATTACTGGATCAACCATCATGGATGAAGGCTCTAAAATTGGAGTTGCAGCTGATGATACTGGTTTTTTTCAAATAACTTTAGAAAAAGGGAAGCACATACTGGTCATAAATGGGATAAATATTAATGAAAAAAGAGTTCCAGTTGAACTTTTATCAAACGGAACCATAGAATTGTTACTTGAAGAAAAAATTTATTTACTTGATGATGTCGTTATTCGTGTTCAAAGGCAGAATAAAGTGAAAGGAACGCAAATGGGGATAGAAAGTTTGAGCTCAAAGGCAGTAAAAAACATCCCTCTTGTTTTTGGTGAAAAAGATGTTATGAAAATAGCATTGTTGCTGCCTGGTGTTCAAGCCATTGGAGAGGGTTCGGCAGGGTTTAATGTAAGGGGTAGTCCAACAGATCAAAATTTATTTTATATAAATAATGTACCTATTTACAACACCTCTCATGCCTCTGGATTTTTCTCATCTTTTAACACCGATGCCATTGATGAGTTTTCCCTTTATAAAAGTAATATCCCTATAAAATATGGAGGTCGCTTATCATCAATATTTGACATAAAAACGAAACAAGGGAGGGAAGACAAAACTACTGCTAACGGTGGGATTAGCCTTATTACAGGGAGAGTATTGGTTGAAGGGCCGATTAAAGAGGATAAAAGTAGTTTTTTAATTGGGATGAGATCGACATATTCAGACTGGGCGATTGACATGATGTTTGATGACCAAGACATAGAAGACAGCAAAGCAAACTTTGCTGATTTTGTTGGTAATCTTTCTTTTCAACTCAATAAAAATAACCTCTTAAATGTTTTCGCATATTACAGTTATGATAAGATGAAATTGGTATCGACAAACACCGAATATGACTATAAAAACATTGGAGTTTCGGCAAACTGGAAACATTTTTTAAAAGAAAAACACACCTTTGAATTAAGCCTTGCTCATAGCATATACGATTTCGAAAAGGAAGTGTCTGAATTTGTATTTTCTGCTTTTAAGCAAAATTACAAACTGGAACATAGTGAAATAAAAGCAAACTTTAATTTCAGACCTAATCACAAACATAGTATTGATGCAGGAGTTAACTCAATTCTTTATCAAATTGATAGAGGAAGTAGACTCCCACTTGGTCCTGGCAGTTTGGTGCAAGACTTATATTTGGGCACTGAAAAAGGGCTCGAATCTGGAATCTATCTAGGAGATGAATGGGATGTAACGCCCAAATTATCATTGAATGCAGGTGTTCGATATAATATTTACGCATCCCTTGGACCACAAAAAGTTTATCAATACTCCGAAGGTTTACCAATGCTAGGATCTAATATTCAGGACTCACTATTTTTTGATAATAATCAAATTGCAAAATCTTATGGTGGTTTAGATTTCAGAGCAGCTGCTAAGTACAGCATCACAGATGATGTGTCTGTAAAAGTATCTTATAACAGATTGCATCAATATATTTATATGCTTTCTAACACCATTGCTGTTTCACCTGATTACACTTGGAAACTGGTTGATTATAATACAAAGCCTATTATTGGCGATCAATTTTCGGTAGGCTTTTTCTCAAACCTTTCCGCAAATGAATATGAAGTATCGATAGAAGCTTATTATAAAAAGAATAAAAACATAGTAGAAATAAAAGATGGGCATGATTTCTCTTTAAATAAATACATCGAACAAAGCACTCTGCAGGGTGATTTGAAGGTTTATGGGGTCGAGCTAATGTTAAAAAAGAACATTGGATCTCTCACTGGGTGGATCAACTACACCTACTCCCATACAAGCGTATTGATTGACAGTGAATTTGCTGAAAATCGAATAAACTATGGAGAACCTTATCCCTCAAATTATGATAAGCCACATGCTCTTAATTTAGTAGCCAATTATGATTTTGCTAGAAGACATCGACTATCATACAATATTGTCTATTCAACAGGGAGGCCAATCACATATCCTACCTCTTTTTATTTTCAGAACGGGATAAAAATATTAAATTATTCAAAACGCAATGAATATCGGATTCCCGATTATCTCAGACTAGACTTATCATTCACAACAGAAGGTAACTTGCTAAAAAATAAGGCTGCTCATGGTTCTTGGACCTTTTCTATATACAATGTTTTGGGAACTAATAACCCCTATTCAATTTATTTTAAGCAAGAAGAGAATAAAATACAAGGGTATAAGTTGTCCATTTTTGCTGCTCCAATTGTTTCATTAACCTATAATTTTAAGCTTGGAAATTTTGATAGTTAA
- a CDS encoding oxidoreductase: protein MKIRNIFIISMVILTSCYTDELKTDPIRLEYIEYDLGLSNSFRGLSVIDENVFWVSGTKGTVVHSDENGNLIINQVPGASEMDFRDVVALDVNIALVMNAGFPGVIYKTVDGGTNWYEVYHNSDSAVFLDGMKFWDKQNGIAFGDPMNGKMLIITTTDGGENWVQTDPENIPESLEIEGGFASSGSSIVVNGKSKAWVGMGGTKARVFFTEDKGQHWQVVETPIYSGAGMRGIYSMAFKNEKEGIAVGGEYKNENPPNSRAYTTDGGKTWTLGQGVDHYLAGSCYLFNNIYLATGLKGTDVSYDGGKNWETISDQILHGMVFTAGGKVGYGMGLNGKIVKVSVEEN from the coding sequence ATGAAAATCCGAAACATTTTTATTATCTCCATGGTAATACTGACCTCTTGTTATACCGATGAATTAAAAACCGATCCTATTCGTTTGGAATATATTGAATATGATTTAGGCCTTTCCAATAGTTTTCGTGGATTATCCGTTATTGACGAAAATGTGTTTTGGGTAAGCGGGACCAAAGGAACAGTTGTGCATAGTGATGAAAATGGCAATTTGATCATAAATCAGGTACCGGGTGCAAGCGAAATGGATTTTCGTGATGTAGTCGCCCTTGATGTAAATATAGCACTCGTGATGAATGCAGGTTTTCCGGGTGTAATTTATAAAACCGTTGATGGTGGAACAAATTGGTATGAAGTTTACCATAATAGCGATTCAGCAGTATTTTTAGATGGAATGAAGTTTTGGGACAAGCAAAATGGAATTGCTTTTGGTGATCCGATGAACGGCAAAATGTTGATCATAACTACTACAGATGGTGGTGAGAATTGGGTGCAAACTGATCCTGAAAACATTCCTGAAAGTTTGGAAATTGAAGGTGGTTTTGCCTCGAGTGGAAGCAGTATTGTTGTGAATGGAAAATCAAAAGCGTGGGTTGGAATGGGTGGAACCAAAGCCCGTGTGTTTTTTACGGAGGATAAAGGCCAACACTGGCAGGTGGTTGAAACCCCAATATACTCAGGGGCAGGGATGCGCGGTATTTATTCGATGGCCTTTAAAAATGAAAAGGAAGGAATTGCAGTAGGAGGGGAGTATAAAAATGAAAACCCGCCCAATAGCAGGGCTTATACCACTGATGGTGGGAAAACCTGGACCTTGGGACAAGGAGTCGATCATTATCTCGCAGGTAGCTGCTACCTTTTTAACAATATTTATTTAGCCACCGGATTAAAAGGAACCGACGTGAGTTATGATGGAGGCAAAAACTGGGAAACCATTTCCGATCAAATACTGCATGGCATGGTTTTTACTGCCGGAGGTAAAGTTGGTTATGGGATGGGATTGAATGGGAAGATTGTGAAGGTATCAGTAGAAGAGAATTGA
- a CDS encoding ABC transporter permease: MITNYIKTAFRNLVKSKTYSIINILGFSIGLACSIMVLLYLKNELTYDNMHVHKRDIYRVGFNLTMPDGHEKSAVITAAVAPSLLEEFPEVQSMVRIRMPRPGFLAKYEINYHSENVCFTDSSFFDFFSFKLLSGSVKSVLAEPYSIVLTKSLAEKIFGDADPIGQVLDWENAYSVVVKGIAEDCPKNSSIQFTALISFTTLYDQPNSYLGWNGGNQYYNYIKLAPSASLESITPKLPDFLEKHINYMYRPHGWLIELAFDRMDRMHLHGFIDNDMTAGDLKKMWIIALIGLFVLLIAVFNFMNLTTARSTQRSIEIGIRKVLGAHRSRITGQFLGEAVIFSLISFIISLILIEIFQPQFTRFIGDYELYTKSNIPFIALIIFFTVGIGFLAGSYPALFISRFKPINSLKGEMISGGGTPYLRNILVVIQFVISTTIITYTLVMFLQLSFIQKKDMGFDTANTVIVNMSSGTAIKAYSALKIGLEQLAEVESVCSSSQLVGQGITQNGYLPEGVKNPMLVKFIATDEGLAEMLKLEMAEGRYFSDSYASDDTSYIINESFAKEIGWQNPIGKKIMRDGAYPVIGVVKDFNFEGSQREIVPLIIGKARADEHVVVYVKLKSRNYEQALAGIEEKWNKLLPNEPLNYGFYDIRLWDNYTELRKSISVMGLFAFMAILIACMGLYGLAMFTVERRQREIGVRKVFGADTYQIAKLVVVDFLKWILIANFIAIPIAYYYSVRFLDGFAYSIQLNIVPFAMALFISLIIALITIIFQVMKLTNINPVSTLKYE; this comes from the coding sequence ATGATAACGAATTATATTAAAACCGCCTTTCGAAATCTTGTTAAAAGTAAGACTTATTCAATCATTAATATTTTAGGGTTTTCAATTGGTTTGGCCTGTAGCATTATGGTGCTCTTGTATCTGAAAAATGAACTTACCTACGATAATATGCATGTTCATAAAAGGGATATTTACAGAGTAGGATTTAATCTAACCATGCCTGATGGTCACGAAAAATCTGCTGTAATTACAGCTGCAGTTGCTCCATCTTTACTAGAGGAATTCCCTGAGGTTCAGTCAATGGTGAGAATCAGAATGCCTCGACCGGGGTTTTTGGCGAAATATGAAATTAATTATCATTCGGAAAATGTATGTTTCACTGATTCGTCTTTCTTTGATTTTTTTTCTTTTAAGTTATTGTCGGGTTCTGTTAAATCTGTTTTAGCTGAACCATATTCTATTGTTTTGACCAAAAGTTTGGCTGAAAAAATATTTGGGGATGCTGATCCGATTGGACAGGTTTTAGATTGGGAGAATGCTTATTCTGTTGTGGTGAAAGGCATTGCCGAAGATTGTCCCAAAAATTCATCTATTCAGTTTACTGCCCTTATTTCTTTTACGACTTTATACGACCAACCAAACAGTTATCTAGGTTGGAACGGAGGAAATCAATATTATAATTATATAAAACTGGCTCCTTCTGCATCGCTGGAATCAATTACGCCAAAGTTGCCTGATTTCTTGGAAAAGCATATTAATTATATGTACAGACCACATGGCTGGTTAATTGAATTGGCTTTTGACCGTATGGATCGAATGCATCTTCATGGTTTTATTGATAATGATATGACTGCGGGAGATTTGAAAAAAATGTGGATCATCGCTTTGATAGGTTTATTCGTCCTCTTAATTGCCGTTTTTAATTTTATGAATTTAACAACAGCCCGATCAACTCAGCGATCGATCGAAATAGGGATCAGAAAAGTGCTGGGAGCTCATCGATCGCGGATCACTGGTCAGTTTTTAGGTGAAGCCGTGATTTTTAGCCTAATTTCCTTCATCATTTCTTTAATCCTGATCGAAATATTTCAACCTCAATTTACCAGATTTATAGGCGATTATGAATTATATACCAAATCCAATATCCCATTTATCGCATTGATCATATTTTTTACCGTAGGTATAGGTTTCCTGGCCGGTTCATATCCTGCCTTATTTATTTCTCGTTTTAAACCAATCAACAGTCTAAAAGGCGAAATGATCAGTGGTGGTGGAACACCCTATTTGAGGAATATCCTGGTAGTTATTCAATTTGTGATTTCAACCACTATCATTACCTACACTTTGGTGATGTTTCTGCAACTTAGTTTCATTCAGAAAAAAGATATGGGATTTGATACTGCGAATACGGTAATTGTTAATATGTCGAGTGGAACGGCAATAAAGGCATATTCAGCATTAAAGATCGGACTGGAACAGTTAGCAGAAGTCGAATCCGTTTGTTCATCGTCACAGCTCGTCGGACAAGGGATTACACAAAACGGATACTTACCTGAAGGTGTCAAAAATCCGATGTTGGTTAAGTTTATAGCTACAGATGAGGGTTTGGCTGAAATGCTCAAATTAGAAATGGCAGAAGGACGCTATTTCTCTGATTCATATGCATCGGATGATACCTCCTACATTATTAACGAGTCCTTTGCTAAAGAAATTGGATGGCAAAATCCGATCGGGAAAAAAATTATGCGTGATGGTGCTTATCCGGTAATAGGAGTTGTGAAAGATTTTAATTTTGAAGGATCTCAGCGTGAGATTGTTCCATTAATAATTGGAAAGGCCAGAGCTGATGAACATGTAGTTGTTTACGTAAAATTAAAAAGCCGGAATTATGAGCAGGCACTTGCCGGTATTGAAGAAAAATGGAACAAACTATTGCCAAACGAACCCCTGAATTATGGGTTTTATGATATCCGCTTGTGGGATAATTATACAGAATTAAGAAAATCAATTAGCGTCATGGGCCTGTTTGCATTTATGGCTATTTTAATTGCCTGTATGGGCTTATACGGATTAGCGATGTTCACAGTCGAAAGACGACAACGTGAAATTGGTGTCCGCAAAGTTTTTGGTGCCGATACCTATCAAATTGCGAAATTGGTGGTCGTTGATTTCCTGAAATGGATTTTAATTGCAAATTTCATCGCCATCCCCATTGCTTATTATTATTCAGTAAGGTTTCTGGATGGCTTCGCCTATTCAATACAACTGAATATCGTTCCATTTGCTATGGCATTGTTCATATCCCTAATTATTGCACTTATAACCATTATTTTCCAGGTAATGAAACTCACTAATATAAACCCTGTATCTACATTAAAGTATGAATGA